In one Pseudomonas sp. SCA2728.1_7 genomic region, the following are encoded:
- a CDS encoding LysR family transcriptional regulator, producing MISQEVLLAFVQAATQGSFSAAARKLGRSQSTISAAVASLEIDLDLLLFDRSSRKPTLTPAGHVMLQRAEAILAASSRLEMTARQLSQGVEPKLTVAISDTYQSDRFEAALVGFEQRYPDLELECLIAECDDLIELVQRGRAHLAFAEMQENYPPDLATSTVAERTEIALFVNRDHALAKLDHIDQQILEQHRELRLATIVNPYDSRGKGRVWSAPSYLMLLEMAEKGFGWAPLPRWLAQRFGNDLLVELKVRGWPKPVFVDALWSRLYPPGPAGSWLLSKMLE from the coding sequence ATGATCTCGCAAGAAGTGCTGTTGGCGTTTGTCCAGGCTGCCACCCAAGGTTCGTTTTCGGCAGCGGCGCGCAAGCTCGGGCGCAGTCAGTCGACGATCAGCGCGGCGGTGGCCAGCCTGGAGATTGATCTGGATCTGCTGCTGTTCGATCGCAGCAGCCGCAAACCGACGCTGACCCCGGCCGGGCATGTGATGCTGCAACGCGCCGAGGCGATTCTGGCGGCCAGCAGTCGTCTGGAAATGACTGCGCGGCAGTTGTCCCAAGGCGTCGAGCCAAAACTGACGGTGGCGATTTCCGATACCTATCAGTCGGACCGTTTTGAAGCGGCGTTGGTCGGGTTTGAGCAGCGTTATCCGGATCTGGAGCTGGAATGTTTGATTGCCGAATGCGATGACCTGATCGAATTGGTGCAGCGCGGTCGTGCGCATCTGGCGTTCGCCGAAATGCAAGAGAACTATCCGCCGGATCTGGCGACGTCGACGGTGGCCGAACGCACGGAAATCGCCCTGTTCGTTAATCGCGACCATGCGCTGGCCAAGCTTGATCACATTGATCAGCAGATCCTCGAGCAGCATCGCGAATTGCGTCTGGCGACCATCGTCAATCCGTATGACAGTCGTGGCAAAGGTCGGGTGTGGTCGGCACCGAGTTATCTGATGTTGCTGGAAATGGCCGAGAAAGGCTTTGGCTGGGCGCCGCTGCCGCGTTGGCTGGCGCAGCGGTTTGGCAATGATTTGCTGGTGGAATTGAAGGTGCGCGGCTGGCCTAAGCCGGTGTTTGTTGATGCGTTGTGGTCGCGGCTTTATCCACCGGGGCCGGCGGGGAGTTGGTTGTTGAGCAAGATGCTGGAATAG
- a CDS encoding GntP family permease, whose product MFGMSHETFLLLDAVVTVIGLIILITKFKIHPFISLTIAAAFLGLTSGMPIGTIIKAFQDGFGGVLGFVGIILALGTMLGKMMAESGGADQIAQTLIRAFGKDKVQWAMMFAAFLVGIPLFFEIGFVLLIPLVFIVARRTGVSIIKIGIPLLAGLSAVHGLVPPHPGPLLAIGVFGADIGKTILYGLIVALPTAIIAGPIFGTFIAKHIPGHPNQELVDQLARENDDSTTLPSFSITLITVLLPVFLMLLKTFADVALPDGHFFRTWMDMIGHPISALLLALLLSLYTFGHKQGIGSQQMLKWLDASLAPTAAIILIIGAGGGFKQMLVTSGVGDVIGHMAVSAQISPILLAWLVAAVIRIATGSATVATITGAGIVVPVVGMIPGVNRELLVLATGAGSLILSHVNDAGFWLVKQYFNMTVAETFKTWTAMETILSVVALGFILLLSLFV is encoded by the coding sequence ATGTTTGGCATGTCCCATGAGACGTTCCTGCTGCTCGATGCAGTGGTCACGGTAATCGGCCTGATTATCCTGATCACCAAATTCAAGATTCACCCGTTCATTTCCCTGACCATCGCCGCCGCGTTCCTCGGCCTGACGTCAGGCATGCCGATCGGCACCATCATCAAGGCGTTCCAGGACGGCTTCGGTGGCGTGCTCGGTTTCGTCGGCATCATCCTCGCGCTGGGCACCATGCTCGGCAAAATGATGGCCGAATCGGGCGGGGCGGATCAGATCGCCCAGACCCTGATCCGTGCGTTCGGTAAAGACAAAGTCCAGTGGGCAATGATGTTCGCCGCATTCCTGGTGGGCATTCCGCTGTTCTTCGAAATCGGCTTCGTGCTCCTGATTCCACTGGTGTTCATCGTTGCGCGCCGCACTGGCGTGTCGATCATCAAGATCGGTATCCCGCTGCTCGCCGGTCTGTCCGCCGTGCACGGTCTGGTGCCACCGCACCCGGGTCCGCTACTGGCCATCGGTGTGTTCGGCGCTGACATCGGCAAGACCATTCTTTATGGTCTGATCGTTGCGCTGCCGACCGCGATCATTGCTGGTCCGATCTTCGGTACGTTCATCGCCAAGCACATTCCGGGTCACCCGAATCAGGAGCTGGTCGATCAACTGGCCCGTGAAAACGACGACTCGACCACGCTGCCGAGCTTCAGCATCACCCTGATCACCGTGCTGTTGCCGGTGTTCCTGATGCTGCTGAAAACCTTCGCTGACGTGGCGCTGCCGGACGGTCACTTCTTCCGTACCTGGATGGACATGATCGGTCACCCGATCTCCGCGCTGCTGCTGGCGTTGCTGCTGTCGCTGTACACCTTCGGCCACAAGCAGGGCATCGGTTCCCAGCAGATGCTCAAGTGGCTCGACGCAAGTCTGGCGCCAACCGCCGCGATCATCCTGATCATCGGTGCTGGCGGTGGCTTCAAGCAGATGCTGGTGACCAGCGGCGTGGGCGACGTGATCGGCCACATGGCGGTCAGCGCGCAGATCTCGCCGATCCTGCTGGCGTGGCTGGTGGCGGCAGTGATTCGTATCGCGACCGGTTCGGCGACTGTGGCAACCATTACCGGCGCGGGCATTGTGGTGCCGGTGGTGGGGATGATCCCGGGCGTTAACCGTGAGCTGCTGGTGCTGGCTACCGGTGCCGGCTCGTTGATCCTGTCCCACGTGAACGACGCCGGTTTCTGGCTGGTGAAGCAGTACTTCAACATGACCGTGGCCGAGACGTTCAAGACCTGGACGGCGATGGAAACCATCCTGTCGGTGGTTGCGTTGGGCTTTATCCTGCTGCTGTCGCTGTTCGTTTAA
- a CDS encoding multidrug/biocide efflux PACE transporter, with protein MTANKSITERIFQAIGFELLAILICTPLLAWIMQKPMLEMGAVTVLIALLALGWNVVFNRFFDRLLERMNVAHNAWVRVVHALLFEGGLIVMGVPLIAWWLSVSLWQAFLLDIGVLLFFLPYTYVYHWGYDVVRERFMTRNTFQN; from the coding sequence ATGACTGCCAACAAATCCATCACTGAACGTATTTTCCAGGCCATCGGTTTCGAACTGCTGGCGATCCTGATCTGCACGCCGTTGCTGGCGTGGATCATGCAAAAACCGATGCTTGAAATGGGCGCCGTGACGGTGTTGATCGCCCTATTGGCGCTGGGCTGGAACGTGGTGTTCAACCGCTTCTTTGATCGTTTGCTGGAACGCATGAACGTCGCGCACAACGCTTGGGTACGGGTGGTGCACGCGCTGCTTTTCGAGGGTGGTTTGATCGTGATGGGCGTGCCGCTGATTGCCTGGTGGCTGTCGGTCAGCCTGTGGCAGGCGTTTTTGCTCGACATCGGCGTGCTGCTGTTTTTCCTGCCGTACACCTATGTGTATCACTGGGGTTATGACGTGGTGCGCGAGCGCTTCATGACGCGCAACACTTTCCAGAACTAA
- a CDS encoding pyridoxamine 5'-phosphate oxidase family protein: protein MIDSIEALEAIYGLPHERAVRKQIGFLNEDYQAMVRVSPLVIVSSVGADGLDNSPRGDKAGFVRIIDERTLALPDRPGNNRIDTLRNVLQDSRVSLLFIIPGIGETLRVNGTATISAEPQLLESFAVNGKPAKTVLLVTVEAAFFHCSKAFVRSDAWNPETHLPRSALPSAGAFHKRLNDGQFDAETYDREAPKRVSDTLY from the coding sequence ATGATCGATTCAATCGAAGCGCTGGAAGCGATTTACGGACTGCCCCACGAGCGCGCGGTGCGCAAGCAGATCGGTTTTCTCAACGAGGATTATCAGGCGATGGTGCGGGTTTCGCCGCTGGTGATTGTCAGCTCGGTGGGCGCCGATGGCCTCGACAATTCACCGCGAGGCGACAAGGCCGGGTTTGTGCGGATCATTGATGAGCGCACCTTGGCCCTGCCGGATCGCCCGGGCAACAACCGCATCGATACCTTGCGCAATGTGCTGCAGGATTCGCGGGTGTCGCTGCTGTTCATCATTCCGGGGATTGGTGAAACGTTGCGGGTTAATGGCACGGCGACGATCAGCGCGGAGCCGCAGTTGCTGGAAAGCTTTGCGGTGAATGGCAAACCGGCGAAAACGGTGTTGCTGGTGACGGTGGAAGCGGCGTTCTTTCATTGCTCGAAAGCCTTCGTCCGTTCGGATGCGTGGAACCCGGAAACGCATCTGCCACGCTCGGCCCTGCCCTCTGCTGGCGCGTTCCACAAGCGCCTGAATGATGGCCAGTTCGATGCCGAAACCTACGACCGTGAAGCCCCGAAACGAGTAAGCGACACCCTCTACTGA
- a CDS encoding gluconokinase, with product MSHPITALVIMGVAGCGKTCVSEALCQLSGATAIEGDTFHPAANIEKMSAGIPLNDDDRAGWLDSLCDELRRVDASGKRPVLTCSALKHSYREVLRSALPGLGFVFLELTPEVAAERVSHRPGHFMPATLIESQFATLESPKGEPLTLALNASIHSVEELASQAHVWWQAHGLKQAV from the coding sequence ATGAGTCATCCCATCACCGCCCTGGTCATCATGGGCGTTGCCGGTTGCGGCAAGACGTGCGTCAGCGAGGCCCTGTGCCAATTGAGCGGCGCCACTGCCATTGAAGGCGATACTTTCCATCCGGCCGCGAACATCGAAAAGATGAGCGCGGGGATCCCCCTGAACGACGACGACCGTGCCGGCTGGCTCGACAGCCTGTGCGATGAACTGCGTCGTGTCGATGCATCGGGCAAACGCCCAGTGCTGACCTGCTCGGCCCTTAAACACAGTTATCGCGAAGTGTTGCGCAGTGCCTTGCCGGGCCTGGGCTTCGTGTTTCTTGAATTGACCCCTGAAGTCGCCGCTGAACGTGTGTCCCATCGTCCGGGCCACTTCATGCCGGCCACGTTGATCGAAAGCCAGTTCGCCACCCTCGAGTCGCCCAAGGGCGAACCGTTGACCTTGGCCCTGAATGCCTCGATCCACAGCGTTGAAGAACTGGCGTCCCAGGCTCACGTCTGGTGGCAGGCCCACGGTCTGAAGCAGGCGGTATGA
- a CDS encoding LysE family translocator: protein MEFTSGFLLSLSLCLDIGVANIAMITLAMQRGYFQGFALGLGTCVGDLIYAVLALAGMTVLLQYETVRWVLWIGGSALLIYFAAKMIYSAIHHEALLAETAEVGHNSHRKEFFRGIFLAMSSPSAILWFAAVGGTLIARSGGGGPLSSALFLGGFLCAGLLWSAGLCFAASHGGKLLGDKLLRYSYMASAAIFCYFAVYVIVSGYNEFVGSGAVEQLHSL, encoded by the coding sequence ATGGAATTCACCAGCGGCTTCTTGCTGAGCCTTTCGCTGTGCCTGGATATCGGCGTGGCCAACATTGCGATGATCACCCTGGCGATGCAGCGCGGTTACTTTCAGGGTTTTGCGCTGGGCCTCGGCACCTGCGTCGGCGACCTGATTTACGCGGTGCTGGCGCTGGCCGGCATGACGGTTTTGCTGCAATACGAAACTGTGCGCTGGGTGTTGTGGATCGGGGGTTCGGCGTTGCTGATCTACTTTGCGGCGAAGATGATTTACTCGGCGATCCATCACGAAGCGCTATTGGCCGAGACGGCAGAAGTGGGGCACAACTCCCATCGCAAGGAATTCTTCCGGGGGATTTTTCTCGCCATGTCGTCGCCGAGCGCGATTCTCTGGTTTGCCGCGGTTGGCGGTACGTTGATCGCCCGTTCCGGTGGCGGTGGGCCGCTGAGTTCGGCGCTGTTCCTTGGCGGTTTCCTTTGCGCCGGGCTGCTGTGGTCGGCGGGTTTGTGCTTCGCCGCAAGCCACGGTGGCAAGCTGCTGGGCGACAAGCTATTGCGCTATTCGTATATGGCATCTGCAGCGATCTTCTGCTATTTCGCGGTGTACGTGATCGTATCCGGCTATAACGAGTTTGTCGGTTCGGGCGCCGTCGAGCAGTTGCATTCGCTGTAA
- a CDS encoding YciI family protein yields MKYLCLVYSDERLLHSSPDSPEDAECWAYAESIQGSGRMVAAEALESVQTATTVRMRNGKLSITDGPFAETKEQLAGFYLIDAKDLNEALQVAGNIPAARVGSVEVRPVRQLNV; encoded by the coding sequence ATGAAGTATCTATGCCTGGTCTACAGCGATGAGCGCCTGCTTCATTCGTCGCCCGACAGCCCGGAAGACGCCGAATGCTGGGCTTATGCCGAGTCGATTCAGGGCAGTGGGCGGATGGTCGCCGCCGAAGCGCTGGAGTCGGTGCAGACCGCCACCACGGTGCGTATGCGCAACGGCAAACTGTCGATCACCGACGGCCCGTTTGCCGAAACCAAGGAGCAACTGGCTGGCTTTTACCTGATCGACGCCAAGGATCTTAACGAAGCGCTTCAGGTCGCCGGCAACATTCCGGCGGCGCGGGTTGGCAGCGTGGAAGTGCGCCCGGTGCGGCAGTTGAATGTCTGA
- a CDS encoding nuclear transport factor 2 family protein has protein sequence MSAQSEIQTLINTYREAVMTKDVEKVMALYADDIVSFDAIKALQFKGKPAYRAHWVACMEMCPGPHVFEFQEIAIESADNIAFAHWVANCGGTNDKGETQSCWMRVTACYRQVGGTWKIVHEHWSAPFDPMSGATLFDVTP, from the coding sequence ATGAGCGCACAATCTGAAATCCAGACCCTGATCAACACCTACCGCGAAGCCGTCATGACCAAGGACGTGGAGAAAGTCATGGCTTTGTACGCCGACGACATCGTCTCCTTCGACGCGATCAAAGCCCTGCAATTCAAGGGCAAACCCGCCTACCGCGCGCACTGGGTCGCGTGCATGGAAATGTGCCCCGGCCCGCACGTCTTCGAATTCCAGGAAATCGCCATCGAAAGCGCCGACAACATCGCCTTCGCCCACTGGGTAGCCAATTGCGGCGGCACCAACGACAAGGGCGAAACCCAGAGCTGCTGGATGCGCGTCACCGCTTGCTATCGGCAGGTTGGCGGGACATGGAAAATCGTCCACGAACACTGGTCGGCGCCGTTCGATCCGATGAGCGGCGCGACCCTGTTCGATGTGACCCCCTGA
- a CDS encoding SDR family oxidoreductase: MNRKIALITGASRGLGKNAALHLAAQGIDIIGTYHSRADEAQALVSEVQALGGKAVMLQLDVGRSESFADFAKHVEQALQQTFERQRFDFLINNAGIGVHALFAETTPEQFDLLMNIQLKGPFFLTQQLLPLINDGGRIINISSGLTRFSLPGYGAYAAMKGAMEVLTRYQAKELGARQIGVNILAPGAIETDFGGGAVRDNSALNAMVASNTALGRAGQPDDIGGALALLLSPGGQWINGQRVEASGGMFL; the protein is encoded by the coding sequence ATGAATCGCAAAATCGCATTGATCACCGGCGCCAGCCGTGGCCTGGGCAAGAATGCCGCCCTGCACCTCGCCGCTCAGGGCATCGACATCATCGGCACTTACCACAGCCGTGCTGATGAAGCCCAGGCGCTGGTGAGCGAAGTGCAAGCACTCGGCGGCAAAGCCGTAATGCTGCAACTGGACGTCGGTCGCAGCGAAAGCTTTGCCGATTTCGCTAAACACGTTGAGCAGGCGTTGCAGCAGACTTTCGAACGTCAGCGTTTTGATTTCCTGATCAACAATGCCGGGATCGGTGTGCATGCACTGTTCGCCGAAACCACGCCGGAGCAGTTCGATTTGCTGATGAATATCCAGCTGAAAGGGCCGTTCTTTCTGACTCAGCAGTTGCTGCCACTGATTAATGACGGCGGGCGCATCATCAATATTTCCAGCGGCTTGACCCGTTTCAGTCTGCCGGGTTACGGCGCTTATGCGGCGATGAAAGGCGCGATGGAGGTGCTGACCCGATATCAGGCCAAGGAGTTGGGTGCGCGGCAGATTGGCGTGAACATTCTCGCGCCGGGCGCGATTGAAACTGACTTCGGTGGTGGCGCCGTACGCGATAACTCGGCGCTGAATGCGATGGTCGCCAGCAACACCGCGCTGGGCCGTGCCGGGCAACCGGACGATATTGGCGGAGCGTTGGCGCTGCTGCTGTCGCCGGGCGGACAGTGGATCAATGGCCAGCGTGTTGAAGCATCCGGCGGCATGTTCCTCTAA
- a CDS encoding RNA polymerase sigma factor produces MSEVKARVEQVYREDSRRILATLIRLLGDFDLAEEALHEAFFVAVERWQRDGVPDNPRTWLVSTGRFKAIDVLRRRARFKASQPLLLAQLEELEQADWSGEDVEDDRLRLIFTCCHPALAADAQVPLTLREVCDLTTEEIARAFLCAPAAIAQRIVRAKAKIRDAKIPYQVPSLSELPERLDSVLRVIYLVFNEGYSASGGSELTREDLTREAIRLGRLLMELLPEPEVLGLLAMMLLHESRRSARTSPDGELVLLDDQDRSLWDSALIAEGCALVERALTTRRFGPYCLQAAIAAVHAEAPSAAETDWEQIVGLYDVLLHAVPSPVIELNRAVAVAKRDGALAGLNLIEGILARGQLQDYHLAHSARAEFCRQLGRVEEARAAYLRALELTRQEPERRFIEERLSALELPSP; encoded by the coding sequence ATGTCTGAGGTCAAGGCGCGGGTCGAGCAGGTCTATCGCGAAGACTCGCGGCGGATTCTGGCGACGCTGATTCGTCTGCTCGGTGATTTCGACCTTGCCGAAGAGGCCTTGCATGAGGCGTTCTTCGTCGCGGTCGAGCGCTGGCAACGCGACGGCGTGCCGGACAATCCGCGCACCTGGCTGGTGTCGACCGGGCGCTTCAAAGCGATTGATGTGTTGCGCCGCCGCGCGCGGTTCAAGGCCTCGCAACCCTTGCTGTTGGCGCAACTGGAAGAACTCGAACAGGCCGACTGGAGCGGTGAAGACGTGGAAGACGATCGCCTGCGTCTGATCTTCACCTGCTGCCACCCGGCACTGGCGGCGGATGCGCAAGTGCCGCTGACCTTGCGCGAAGTCTGCGACCTGACCACCGAGGAAATCGCCCGTGCATTTCTCTGCGCGCCGGCGGCGATAGCCCAGCGCATCGTGCGCGCGAAAGCCAAGATTCGTGATGCGAAAATCCCTTATCAAGTACCGAGCCTGAGCGAATTGCCCGAACGCCTCGACAGTGTGTTGCGGGTGATTTATCTGGTGTTCAACGAGGGGTATTCGGCGTCGGGCGGGTCTGAGTTGACCCGTGAAGATCTGACGCGTGAGGCGATCAGGTTGGGGCGGCTGTTGATGGAGTTGCTGCCGGAACCGGAGGTTTTGGGGTTGTTGGCGATGATGCTGCTGCACGAATCGCGACGTTCGGCGCGCACTTCGCCGGACGGTGAATTGGTGCTGCTGGATGATCAGGACCGCTCATTGTGGGATAGCGCGTTGATAGCCGAAGGCTGTGCGCTGGTCGAGCGTGCGCTGACCACGCGGCGCTTTGGGCCATATTGTTTGCAGGCGGCGATTGCGGCGGTTCATGCTGAGGCGCCGTCGGCGGCAGAAACCGATTGGGAGCAGATCGTTGGTTTGTATGACGTGCTGCTGCACGCGGTGCCTTCGCCGGTGATCGAGTTGAACCGGGCGGTGGCGGTGGCCAAGCGCGATGGGGCGTTGGCGGGGTTGAATCTGATTGAAGGGATTTTGGCGCGCGGTCAGTTGCAGGATTACCACTTGGCGCATTCGGCGCGGGCGGAGTTTTGTCGGCAGTTGGGCAGGGTGGAAGAGGCGAGGGCGGCGTATTTGCGGGCGTTGGAGCTGACCCGGCAGGAGCCGGAGCGGCGGTTTATTGAAGAGCGACTTTCGGCGCTGGAATTGCCCTCACCCTAG
- a CDS encoding GyrI-like domain-containing protein, protein MDEQTRVEVAEPRFEHGHFLLIAGFRGRFTQDTAKDIPALWEKFLPHLGKIQGQKNEVTYGVCSNFDGKGGFDYIAGVEISKLDDLDQKVYQWVEVLPRQYAVFEHKGPLEQLPQTLQYIYKTWLPTSHYVELNAPELERYSADFNPKLHTGKLEICVPVDTKA, encoded by the coding sequence ATGGATGAGCAAACACGCGTCGAAGTGGCTGAACCTCGCTTCGAACATGGACACTTCCTGCTGATTGCAGGCTTTCGCGGTCGATTTACCCAAGACACAGCAAAAGACATCCCCGCGCTGTGGGAAAAGTTCTTGCCGCACCTGGGAAAGATCCAGGGGCAAAAGAACGAAGTGACCTACGGGGTCTGCAGCAATTTCGACGGCAAGGGCGGCTTCGATTACATCGCCGGGGTGGAAATCAGCAAGCTCGATGACCTCGACCAGAAGGTCTACCAATGGGTCGAAGTGCTGCCTCGGCAATACGCGGTGTTCGAGCACAAGGGACCGCTCGAACAGTTGCCGCAAACTCTGCAATACATCTACAAGACCTGGCTGCCGACCTCCCACTACGTGGAACTCAATGCCCCGGAACTGGAGCGCTACAGCGCCGATTTCAATCCGAAGCTGCACACCGGCAAACTGGAAATCTGTGTGCCAGTCGATACCAAGGCCTGA
- the alaC gene encoding alanine transaminase, which translates to MAEQGSPRRFARIDRLPPYVFNITAELKMAARRRGEDIIDLSMGNPDGATPPHIVEKLVQVAQREDTHGYSTSKGIPRLRRAISNWYKQRYEVDIDPESEAIVTIGSKEGLAHLMLATLDQGDTVLVPNPSYPIHIYGAVIAGAQVRSVPLVPGVDFFDELERAIRGSIPKPKMMILGFPSNPTAQCVELDFFERVIALAKQYDVLVIHDLAYADIVYDGWKAPSIMQVPGAKDIAVEFFTLSKSYNMAGWRIGFMVGNPELVNALARIKSYHDYGTFTPLQVAAIAALEGDQQCVRDIAEQYRQRRNVLVKGLHELGWMVENPKASMYVWAKIPEQYAHLGSLEFAKKLLAEAKVCVSPGVGFGEYGDDHVRFALIENQDRIRQAVRGIRGMFRADGLVAKTGG; encoded by the coding sequence ATGGCCGAACAAGGTTCGCCGCGCCGCTTTGCGCGCATAGATCGACTCCCCCCTTACGTTTTCAACATCACCGCCGAGCTGAAGATGGCCGCGCGTCGTCGTGGTGAAGACATCATCGACTTGAGCATGGGCAACCCCGACGGGGCTACGCCGCCGCATATTGTCGAAAAACTCGTACAGGTTGCGCAACGCGAAGACACCCACGGTTACTCGACGTCCAAAGGCATTCCGCGCCTGCGCCGGGCGATTTCCAACTGGTACAAGCAGCGCTACGAGGTCGATATCGACCCGGAAAGCGAAGCCATTGTCACCATCGGTTCCAAGGAAGGCCTGGCGCATTTGATGCTGGCGACCCTCGATCAGGGCGACACCGTGCTGGTGCCGAACCCGAGCTACCCGATTCACATCTACGGTGCGGTGATTGCCGGCGCCCAGGTGCGTTCGGTACCGCTGGTGCCGGGCGTGGACTTCTTCGACGAACTGGAACGGGCCATTCGCGGCTCGATTCCGAAACCGAAAATGATGATCCTCGGCTTCCCGTCGAACCCAACCGCGCAATGCGTGGAACTGGATTTCTTCGAACGGGTGATCGCCCTCGCCAAGCAGTACGACGTGCTGGTGATTCACGATCTGGCTTACGCCGACATCGTCTACGACGGCTGGAAAGCGCCGTCGATCATGCAGGTGCCGGGCGCCAAGGACATTGCGGTGGAATTCTTCACTCTGTCGAAGAGCTACAACATGGCCGGCTGGCGCATCGGTTTCATGGTCGGCAACCCGGAACTGGTCAACGCCTTGGCGCGGATCAAGAGCTACCACGACTACGGCACCTTCACCCCGCTGCAAGTGGCGGCGATTGCTGCGCTGGAAGGTGATCAGCAATGCGTGCGCGACATCGCCGAGCAGTATCGCCAGCGCCGTAATGTGCTGGTCAAAGGTCTGCATGAACTGGGCTGGATGGTCGAAAATCCAAAGGCGTCGATGTATGTCTGGGCGAAGATTCCTGAGCAGTACGCGCATCTGGGTTCGCTGGAATTCGCCAAGAAACTGCTGGCCGAGGCCAAGGTGTGCGTCTCGCCGGGGGTCGGCTTTGGTGAGTATGGCGATGACCATGTGCGCTTTGCGCTGATCGAAAACCAGGACCGGATTCGTCAGGCTGTACGCGGGATTCGCGGGATGTTCCGGGCGGATGGATTAGTCGCAAAAACTGGCGGCTAA
- a CDS encoding GNAT family N-acetyltransferase, whose product MNTVIRNVTAADLDRCYAIETVAYEGDEAATREKIATRIATWPEGFIVAEVDGEVAGFVNSGAAFDVQMSDEAFKELIGHDPKGPNVVIMSVVVHPDYQGQGLAKRLMGEFIERMRGMDKATIHLMCKENHIPLYAGFGFAYIKPSESDHGGMAWHEMILTL is encoded by the coding sequence ATGAACACCGTCATCCGCAACGTCACCGCCGCCGATCTGGACCGCTGCTACGCCATCGAAACCGTCGCCTATGAAGGTGACGAAGCGGCCACTCGCGAAAAAATCGCTACGCGCATCGCCACTTGGCCGGAAGGTTTTATCGTTGCCGAGGTGGACGGTGAGGTCGCAGGCTTCGTCAACTCCGGCGCGGCGTTTGATGTGCAGATGTCGGACGAGGCGTTCAAGGAACTGATCGGCCACGACCCGAAGGGGCCGAACGTGGTGATCATGTCGGTGGTGGTGCACCCGGATTATCAGGGGCAGGGTTTGGCCAAGCGTTTGATGGGCGAGTTCATTGAACGTATGCGCGGGATGGATAAAGCGACGATTCATTTGATGTGCAAGGAAAATCACATTCCGTTGTATGCCGGGTTTGGTTTTGCCTACATCAAGCCGTCGGAGTCGGATCACGGCGGCATGGCGTGGCACGAGATGATCCTGACCCTCTGA
- a CDS encoding GNAT family N-acetyltransferase: MSAQLVPYDSLNALQRQQVESIEINAEQIKFSGDIHGALHTLLSKPGPGVKGFALLADEVPVAFLLLKRPPVLPAWANEHSATLHALQVDRRAQGKGFGKACLQALPEVARQAWPEIKGLELSVDADNDAAIALYAKHGYVDSGEAYKGRIGYERRMGLVF; encoded by the coding sequence GTGTCAGCCCAACTCGTGCCGTACGACAGCCTGAACGCCTTGCAGCGTCAGCAAGTCGAGTCGATTGAAATCAATGCCGAGCAGATCAAGTTCTCCGGCGATATCCACGGTGCCTTGCACACCCTGCTGTCGAAACCCGGCCCCGGCGTGAAAGGTTTCGCGCTGTTGGCGGATGAGGTACCGGTGGCGTTTCTGCTGCTCAAGCGCCCGCCGGTGTTGCCAGCCTGGGCCAATGAGCACAGTGCAACATTGCATGCGTTGCAGGTTGATCGCCGGGCGCAGGGCAAAGGTTTCGGCAAGGCGTGTCTGCAAGCGCTCCCCGAAGTCGCGCGTCAGGCCTGGCCGGAGATCAAAGGGCTGGAATTGTCGGTGGACGCAGACAATGACGCGGCGATCGCGCTGTACGCCAAACACGGCTATGTCGACAGCGGCGAAGCGTACAAGGGCCGGATCGGTTACGAACGGCGCATGGGCCTGGTTTTCTAA